GTTTATTTAGGAATGGGGCCTTGGCGGCCGGGTGGTCGAGTCGCGACGGCCGCGCCCGCTCGAACTGGAGGTCGAGATGGATCGACCTCGCGGGATGGCTTGGCACGAGGGAGGTGGTCCATGACCTCGGTCGCGGAGCGAGACGCCGGGACGCCCCGCCGAGGGGTTCGGCTCCTCCTCGGCTCGGCGCTCGCGGCGCTGTCCACGGTGGGGATCGTCGTCCTGATGATGGTCCTGGCCGGGGCTTTCGAGCCGAAGGTGAAGGTGGCGCGATCCGGCGGCGATGTCCGAGGGGCCGCCGCGCCGGTCGACCGGCGGTTGGGGGTCGTGAAGCGAGTTCGGCGGCCGCGGCAGGAGTCGGCGGTCGGCACGATCCGGGCCGTCTACGAGGCGGTCGTCGCCTCGAAGATCCTCGCGAGGGTGGAGCAGGTGCAGGTCAAGGCCGGGCAGGAGGTGAAGCAGGGCGACGTGCTGGTCGTCCTGGACAAGGCCGACCTGAAATCCAGGAACGAGCAGGCGACGTCGGGGGAGGCCTCGGCCAGGGCGAAGTACGACCAGGCGGAGACCGAATTCGGCCGCGCCCAGCGATTGGCGGCCCGGGCGTCGATCACGCAGAGCGAACTCGACCAGGCGAACACCGCCCTCAAGTCGGCGAAGGCCGAGTGGGATCGGGCCCGGCAGGCCGTCGAGGAGACCCGGATCGTCGAGGCGTACGCGACCGTGCGCGCCCCGATGTCGGGCCGGGTCGTCGACAAGAAGGTCAACGCCGGCGACACCGTCGTCCCGGGCCAGATGCTGCTGACCATGTACGACCCCGGCCGGATGCAGATGGTCGCCACGGTGCGCGAGTCGCTGGCCCTCCGGTTGAAGGTCGGCCAGCAAGTCCCCGCGCGGCTGGACGCGCTGGAGCACGTCTGCCAGGCCGTGGTCAGCGAAATCGTCCCCGAGGCGCAGGCCGAGAGCCGGTCGTTCCAGGTGAAGGTGACCGGGCCTTGCCCACCGAACGTCTACAGCGGCATGTTCGGCCGGATCTTCATCCCGCTCGAGGACGAGGACGTCCTGATCGTCCCCGCGGGGGCGGTGCGCCGGGTCGGGCAGCTCGACGAGCTCGACGTCGTCGAAGGTGCGGCGATCAGTCGCCGGGCGGTGCAATTGGGGCGGACGCTCGACGAGGGCCTCGAGGTCCTCTCGGGCCTCGAGGAGGGCGAGCAGGTCGTGCTCCCGAAGGATTCCCCGGGTCGATCGGCGGGAGGCCGATGATGGGCGAGCGGGATTCAGGGGCCGGCCCGAACGGCGTCGGGCCGAAGCGGCACGATTTCCTCAACGGGATCGTCCACGTCTTCCTCGACAATAATTTCTCGATCATCCTGATCGTCGTCTCCGTCCTGATCGGCCTGGCGGCCCTGCTGGTGACCGCCCGGGAGGAGGATCCGCAGATCGTCGTGCCGCTGGCCGACGTCATGGTGAGCATGCCGGGCCACTCGGCCGCCGAGGTCGAACAGCTCGCGGCGAACCCCCTGGAGAAGATCCTCTATCAGATCGACGGCGTGGAATACGTCTACAGCATGTCGCGCGAGAACCAGGCCGTCATCACGGTCCGGTTCTACGTCGGCCAGGACCGCGAGCGGAGCCTCGTCAAGCTCTTCAAGAAGATCAACGAGAACCAGGACGTCATCCCGCCCGGCGTCTCCGGCTGGGTCGTCAAGCCGGTCGAGATCGACGACGTCCCGGTCGTCTCCCTGACGCTCGCCGGCGAGGAGGGCGACGGCTACGGCCTCAGGAGGGTCGGCGAGGAGGTCGTCCAGCGCCTGTCGGCGCTGCCCGGGGTCTCGCGGGCCTACGTCGTCGGGGGCGAGCCCCGCAGGGTGCGGGTCGACCTCGACCCCGAGCGGCTCCAGGCGTACGCCCTCGGCCCCCTGGAGGTCCAGACGGCGATCCAGGGGGCGAACGTCACCCGTCCCGCCGGCGACTTCACCCGCGGCGACGCGGTCGTCCGGGTCGAGGGGGGCGTCGCGGCCGACCGCCCGGAGCGGATCCGCGACCTGGTCGTGGGGGTCTTCCAGAACCGCCCGGTCTTCCTCAAGGACGTGGCCACCGTACGCGACGGGCCCAACGAGGCGACCAGCTACCTCCGCCACGGCTGGGGCCCGGCGCGGGGGTTCGAGGCGCCCGAGGGGTTCCCGGGCGTCGAGGTCGCCGGACGCGGCGGATCCGGTGCGTCCCGACGCGCGACGGCCGGCGTCGTCGCCGCGAGGCCCGCCGTCACGGTGGCCATCGCCAAGCAGAAGGGGACCAACGCGGTGACCGTCGCGGAGTCCGTCCTCCGCGCGGCCGGGGAGCTCAGGAGCGACGTCGTCCCTTCGGGCATGGAGCTCGTCGTCACCCGCAACTCGGGGCTGACCGCCGACGAGAAGGTCGACGAGCTCGTCGAGGGCCTGTGGGTGGCGATCGTCATCGTCATCGCGCTCTTGACCCTCAGCCTCGGCTGGCGCGAGGCGATGATCGTCGCCGTCGCGGTGCCGGTGGTCTTCGGTCTGACGCTCGGGGTCAATCTGCTCTTCGGCTACACGATCAACCGGGTGACGTTGTTCGCCCTGATCCTTTCGCTCGGCCTGCTGGTCGACGACCCGATCGTGGACGTCGAGAACATCGCGCGGCATTTCGAGATGCGCGGCCGGGCGACGCGGGACATCGTGCTCGAGGCGGTCGCCGAGATCCGCCCGCCCCTGATCAGCGCGACGCTGGCGGTGATCGTGAGCTTCCTGCCGCTGTTCTTCATCACCGGCATGATGGGCCCCTACATGGCCCCGATGGCGCTGAACGTGCCGGTGGCCATGCTGATGTCGATGCTCGTGGCGTTCACCATCACGCCCTGGATGGCCTACCAGGTCCTCCACAAGAAGTTCAACTCGGGCGCCCATGCGGGCCGCCCCCACACGGACGAGGAGGACCTCGAGGCGCTCCGCCGCACGTTCCTCTACCGCCTGTTCCGACCGATGATGGCCCCCCTGATCGGTTCGCGGCGGGCGGCCTTGACGTTCCTGACGTCGATCGCCCTGCTCACGGCCGCCGCGACAGGGCTCGCGGCGCTCCGGATGGTCCCCTTGAAGATGCTGCCCTTCGACAACAAGAACGAGTTGCTGCTGGTCCTCGACTTCGACGAAGGGACCACCCTGGAGCGCGCGAACGCCGCGGTCCGGGAGGTCGAGGCCGAGGTGGCGACGGTCCCCGAGGTCACCGACTACGTCAGCTACGTCGGCCTCCCCAGCCCGATCGACTTCAACGGCCTGGTCAGGCACTACTACCTGCGGCAGACGCCCCACAACGCCGAGGTCCGCGTGAACCTGGTCGGCAAGAAGCACCGCGCGGCGCAGAGCCACGCGATCGCCCTGCGGCTCCACGACCGCCTGACCGCGCTCGCCGGCAGGCGCCACGCGCGGCTCAAGGTCGTCGAACTGCCTCCGGGGCCGCCCGTGCTCGCCTCGCTCGTGGCCGAGGTGAGCGGCCGGCCGGAGCACTCGTACGACGACCTCACGTCCGCGGCCGCGACGGTCGCCCGGCGGCTCGGGGCGGAGCCGGGGGTCGCGGAGGTGGACGACACGGTCGAGGCCCCCGCCCGGAAGCTCGTGTTCGTCGCCGACCAGGAGAAGGCCGCCCTCAACGGGGTCTCCGTCGACGAGATCGCCCGGACCCTCCGCCTCGTCCTGTCCGGCGGCGACGCCGGCACGGTGCGACTCGCGGGCGAACGGAACCCGCTCCGCGTCGAGCTCCGCCTGCCGCGCTCGCTCCGATCCAGCCGCCAGGACCTGGCGAGCGTGCGGGTCAAGGGCCGGACGGGCCAGTTCACGGCGCTGTCGGAGCTCGGCGGCTGGGAGGAGACCCGCGTCGACCAGACGATCTACCACAAGAATCTGGAGCGCGTGGTCTACGTGACCGCCGAGACGCTGGGGCGCACCCCGGCGGAGTGCGTCCTCGACGTGACCTTCGACCGGCGGCCCGACGGGACCTCGCCGACGGGCGCCTCGACGGATCAAGGTTGGGTGTCCGACGCCGAGCCGCGGAAGCTCTCCGAGCGGACGTTCCTCCGCAACGGCGGAGGCATCCCCTGGGCCGTGCCCGCCGGCGTGCGAGTCGGGTTCAGCGGCGAGGGCGAGTGGAAGATCACCCTCGACGTGTTCCGCGACCTCGGCCTCGCGTTCGCGGCGGCCATGGTGATGATCTACGTGATCCTCGTGATGCAGACGAACTCGTTCCTGATCCCGCTGGTCGTGATGCTCGCCATCCCGCTCACCGTACTCGGCGTGATGCCGGGCTTCTGGCTGCTGAACGCCATGAACGGGCAGGTCGTCGGCGGGCGCGCCGACCCCGTGCTCTTCACCGCCACGGCCATGATCGGCATGATCGCGCTCGCCGGCATCGTGACCCGCGACGCGATCATCCTGGTCGATTTCATCGGCCAGTCCGTCGAGAAGGGCCGCCCGCTCTTCGACGCCATCATGGAGAGCCGCGTCGTGCGGATGCGTCCGATCCTCCTGACGGCGGGTGCGGCGATGCTCTCGAGCATCCCCATCACGCTCGACCCGATCTTCTCGGGGCTGGCGTGGTCGCTGATCTTCGGGTTGTTCGCGTCGACGATCTTCACCCTGTTCGTGATCCCGGTGTCGTACTGGCTGCTCCACGCCGAGAAATCCGGCGTCGCGAGCCGCCCGCCGGCCGGCTCGCGCGACGTCGGTGCGGTCGTCGAGCCTTGACGTGCGAAGCCGGCGGCGCGCACGTCCGTCGTGCACCGAATCAAGGCCGACGACCTGGATCGCGAACTCGCCAACGGCGAGATCATCGCCCGCCACCGCGCGGCGGGAGCGGTCCTAGATCCGTTTCTGCCAGGTCTTGAGGAGCTTGCGGTTGCGATCGACCTCCGCCTGCGCCTCCTCGATGATGTTGCCGCAGACCAGTCGGCAGAGTTGCTCGACGAGGGGGTCGCCCACCGAGTAGAACACCTGCAGGCCTTCCTTTCGGCGGGAGACCATCCCGGCCTCCGCCAGCATCTTCAGGTGCTTCGAGACGTTCGCCTGGTTCTGCCCGGTCTCGACGACCACGGCCCCGACGTTCTTCTCGCCGGCCAGCAGGGCGCGGAGGATCGAAAGCCGCGTGCGGTCGCCCAGCATCCGGAACTTCTCGGCCACACGTTCCAGGAGTTCGTCGGGGATCGCGACAGCCATGGAGCCCGCTGAATATCCGTTTGGCAGTATAGGAAATTGGTTGTTCTACGAATAATAGCACGGCGTCCCGCGCTGTCCAGGACGGGACGAACGGGGAATCGTCCCGAAACGCGACATCGATTCGATCATGCGTGGAAGCTTGATCGATGGATCGAACCCGATTGCGACGCGGTCGCCTCGACCTGGCAAGGAAGCACCCGCACACGCCGGCCCAAGAAAATTCAGATCGATCATGTATACAAATATGAAATCCATGACTTCGTTCCGGAGTTCCGCGTCCGGTTCGCCACGAATGGAGCGGCCCCAACACCCGAAACCCCGATTGTCATCGACCGTCTGAAATTGGTCCCCCCGCACTGGCGTCGGACCGACGTCGCGTCGGGCCTCTGCCTCGCGAGATCGCCGGCGCCATGCCGTTTCGCGCCCCGACGGGCGATGAATCCTGGCGCGTCCCCCTCGGCGATCGATCTCCCACCGGGTTACTGTGCAGTCGTGGAACGAGAAGCGGGGGCGGGGCGATGTACGGCGACGAACACCGGAGTGGGCTGGCCGCGGACGACGTCCCGGTCGACCGCCTGCCGCGGTTCGTCGAGGGCGCCGGCTTCCTCGCCGAGCGGACGGGGCCGGGGCCCAGCGCGATCCCTCGACGGCCGTGTCCAAAGGAAAGAGCTGATGTCAGCCATCAGGACGACCTGGTACGCCCAGACCCTGAAGGACATGGCCCCGGAACATTGGCAGCCGTTGATGGAGCATCTGCGATGCGTGGCCGAGCTGGCCTCGGCCCACGCGTCCGCCTTCGACTCGTGCGAGTGGGGGCGGACGGCCGGTCTCTGGCACGACCTGGGCAAGTACGCGGTCGACTTCCAGGACTACCTCCTCGGCTCCGCGGCGGCCCCCGGCCGTCCTCGACGCTTCGGTCGTCGACGGCCGCCCGGGACGGGTCGACCACTCCACCGCCGGGGCCGTCCACGTTCTCGAAGGCTGCGCCGGCCGCCTCGTCCGCCAGGGCGAGCTGCCCCCGGCCGAGGCGGCGTTGGCGATGCTCGTCGCCGGCCACCACTCGGGCCTGCCGCCGAAGTTGAACTTCGAGCCCGAACGGCTGACCAGGGCCGAGAAGAAGACCCGCCTCGACGAGGCCTGTCGCGGCGGCGGGGCCGAGATCGCCGCCCTGCTCGGGCACGCCTTGCCGGGTGCTCCCGCGACGCTGCGCCCGGAGGCGCTCGCGGCATGGACCGGCCGCGAGCGCCTTCAAGAGTCCCTCCTGCGGCACGAATTCTGGACCCGCATGCTCTTTTCGGCCCTGATCGACGCCGACCGCCTCGACACCGAGCGGTTCAAGGATCGCGAGCGGGCCGAGGCGCGCCAGGCGTCGAAGGCCGGGGCGGACATCCTGAAAGAGCTTCGTGAGAAGCTCGGGCGGCGGCTGGAGGCGGTGTCCCGGGCCGCGCACGTGCGTACGGCCGCGCTGCCCGATGCGGCCCGGGCGCGGGCCGAGGCGGTCCTCAAGCTTCGGGCCGACGTGCTGGCCGCCTGCCGTCGCGCCGCCGAGCGCATTCCTGGGCGACACTCCCTGACCGTCCCCACCGGCGGGGGCAAGACGCTGTCGGCCCTCGCCTTCGCCCTCGACCACGCGATCCGCCACGACCTGCGCAGGGTGATCGTCGTCATCCCCTTCACGAGCATCATCGACCAGACGGCCGCGGTCTACCGCGAGGCGTTCGGGGATGCGGGGGAAGGGATCGCCCTCGTCGAACATCACAGCAACCTCGAGCCGTCGCGGGACACCTACGAGAACCGTCTGGCCTCGGAGAACTGGGACGCGCCCGTGATCGTGACGACGAGCGTCCAGTTCTTCGAAAGCCTCTTCTCCGCCCGCGGGACCGCCGCGAGGAAGCTGCACAACATCGCCCGGAGCGTCGTGGTCTTCGACGAGGTCCAGGCCCTGCCGCACCACCTCCGGACCCCGATCTTCGACGTCCTGAACCGGCTCGTCGACCATTACGGCGTCTCCGCCCTGTTCTGCACCGCGACCCAGCCGGCCCTCGAACTGGCGAGGAGCAACCGACGGGCGTTCCCGAACCTCCCCGGGGTGGTCGAGGTCGTCGACGACGTCCAGGCCGCCTTCGACGCCGTCAAGGAAAGGGTCGAAGTCGACTGCTCGCGAGCCCTCGATCCGACGACCTGGGAGGACCTGGCCGCAGAGCTTCGGGAGCCGGGCCGGGGACGCGTCCTCGTGATCGTCCAACGTCGCGACGACGCCCGCGCGCTCTGCGAACTCCTGGGACCCGGCGCGTTCCACCTGTCGGCCCTGATGTGCGCGGCCCATCGCCGCGAGGTCCTGGCGCGGATCGCCGGGGCCTTGCGAGGCGGGGGGGCCTGCCGGGTGGTCAGCACGACTCTCGTCGAGGCCGGCGTCGACCTGGACTTCCCCGTCGTCTACCGCGACCTCGGGGGCGTGGACGCCCTGGCCCAGGCCGCCGGCCGCTGCAACCGCGAGGGGCGGCTCGCCGACGAGCATGGCCGTCCGATCCCGGGGAGACTGATCGTCTTCCGCTCCCCCTCGGAACCGCCCCCCGGCCTGCGTCCCGGCGACGATACGACCGCGAGCCTCCTCAGGGAGCAAGAGGGCCGGCTCGACCTTTTCGATCCCTCCACCTACCGCACCTACTTCTCGCGTTACTTCGCCGACGTCACTCCCGACGCTCTCAAAGTGATGGAAGCCCGCCTCGCCCGCGACTTCCCCGAGACCGAGATACGCTTCCGCATGATCGATGACCAGGGCCGGGCGTCGATCGTCGTCCCGTACGGCGACGCCGCCGAGCGGGTCGAAGCCTACCGCTGCGCGCCCTGCCGATCGACGCTCCGCGACCTACAACCCTACATCGTGGACGTACCGCAATCGCAATTCACGACGCTCGTCCGCGGAGGCGTGATCGAGGCCATCCACGACCAGGTGAACTGGCTCGTCGCCATCGGCCCCCAGTATCACCCCACGTTCGGCCTGGAGGTGGAACGAATCATTCCGGCCGATCCCGCGAGTTTGATCACTTCGCAAGATTGAAAATCTCAGAAAACTCCGCGATGCCCTGTATATCGAACCAGAGATTGCTAGCCTGGCCGCAAGAGCGTATCCATCACCGCATGATTCGAGGCGTCAACGCCTTCCCGGGATGACGGAGCGACTAGGATTGCGGTCGAGACGATGAGAGATTGCTGCGCGATGCGGACAGGATTCTTCACCTGATATGCGTTCCAATTAGCTTGACGGCAAAGCCAGCCTCTCGGCTGTAGGTCATGGTGGGAGTTCGTCGACCCATCCCCGTCCGAGGGGACCGCCATGAAGTCATGGCTCGACCTGGATGCGTCCTGGGAACCTGGCTGGGCCCGACGGTCGATGCGGGATCTCTTTGAATGCGAGGAGTTCCGGCGGGAGTTCCCCGTCGAGTACAAACGGGGCCGCCCCAAGTCCCGCGGGGCCGACGAGGTGCAGTTATGCGCCCAGGCGATGTGCCTGGAGGAGATGCTGGGCCTGGACGTCCCCCGCGGCTCCCTCTTCTACGGCGAGACGCGCCGCCGCAAGCCGGTGGAGTTCACGCCCACGCTGCGATCGCGCGTCGAGGAGGCCGCGCGGCGATGCCGCGAGCTGTTCGACTCCCGGACCACGCCCCGGGTGGCGCGTCACAAGGGCTGCGACCGCTGCTCGCTCCTGGAGAGCTGCCTGCCCGAGGTGACGGGACGACCCACCGCCTCGCAGCCCGGCGCGACGGCCCAAACCCATTACGTTGAACTCCCGGAGGACGCCCCTTGAGCAGCTACCACAATACGCTCTACGTGACGACGCCGGGCGCCTACCTGGCCAAGGACCACGAGAACGTCGCGGTGCGGGTCGAACATCGGACCTGCCTGGAGGTCCCGATGCACCACCTCGGCGGCGTGGTCTGCTTCGGGCCGGTGTCCGCCAGCCCCGAGCTCGTGGCCGCCTGCGTCGAGCGCGGGATCGGGTTCTCCTTCCTCGACGTCAACGGCCGATTCCCGGCCCGCGTCGAGGGCGAGGAATCGGGCAACGTCCTGCTCCGCCGCCGCCAGTACCGCCTCGCCGACGACCCGAGGGCTTCGGCCGGCCTGGCCCGATCGTTCGTCTTCGGCAAGGTCGCCAATTGCCGGGCCATGCTCGTGCGTTCCGCCCGCGAGCAGGCCGAGCCCCTCGCGGCCTTGCGCGACGCAGCAGCCCGAATTCCACGCCTGGATCTTCAGCACCATGCAGTTCATCTTCGCCGGCAACGACACCTCCGGCCTCCAGCACGGCACCGTCCCGACGCCCGAGAAGTTCTTCCCGAGATGGAAGGAGGACGAGGCCGACGACGGCGGATGCAAGCTGGACAAGTACCTGCGGAAGATGTGCCGCGAGGACCGGCTCGTCGAGCTGATGCACGACTTCGTCCTGTTCGACGGCGGCGTCAAGAAGGTCCCGCGGGTGCACCAGTACTTCGGCGTCAAGGCCGCCCAGGAGCACGTCCGCCTGAGGAAGGGCGGCATCGTCTGGCACACGCAGGGCAGCGGCAAGAGCATCGTGATGGTGCTCCTGGCCAAGTGGACCCTCGAGAACGACCCCGAGGCCCGCGTGGCGGTCGTGAACGATCGCGACGAGCTGGACAAGCAGGTCGAGGGCGTCTTCGCCGCCGTGGGCGAGGAGATCTACCGCACCGGCAGCGGGCGCGACCTGATGAAGCAGCTCGGCCTGGCGAGGCCGCGGCTCCTCTGCTCGCTCGTGCACAAGTTCGGCAAGCGGGGGAAAAGCCCGACCAGGAGTTCGACCAGTGCTTGAAGGACCTCCAGGAGCAGCCGAGCCTCACGGTCGGCGAGGACTTCGTGTTCGTCGACGAGTGCCACCGCACCCAGAGCGGCCGGCTCCACAAGGTGATGAAGGCGATGACGCCCGACGCCGTATTCATCGCATCGGCTTCACCGGTACGCCGCTCTCGAAGACGGACCGGGAGACGAGCCTTGAGGTCTTCGGCGGCTACATCCACACCTACGAGTTCAGCGAGGCGGTCGAGGACGAGGTGGTGCTCGACCTCGTCTACGAGGCGCGGGACATCGATCAGAATCTGGGCTCCCAGACGAAGATCGACGCCTGGTTCGAGGCCAAGTCGAAGGGCCTGAACGACTGGCAGAAGCTCGAGCTCAGGAACAAATGGGGCACGATGCTGCAGGTGCTGAGCTCGTAGTCGCGGATGGACCGCGTGGTGGCGGACGTCGTCTTCGACTTCAAGGACCTGTTCAAGAAGGTCGAGAAGGCGATCGCCGTCTACCCCTCCGAGCTGGACCGCAGCGCCGGCGGCTCCGACCCGGAAGTGCTGCTGCAGGACCGCCTGACGAAGGGCAAGGAACGCCTCGACGGCGCCATCGAGGCCCTCGAGTTGCTCCGCGAGCCGATCGATCGACCGAAAGGCGACCTCGAGCACATCCATTGTTTCTGCGGCAACACCGAGGTGCCGACGGACCTGAAGGACCGCGAGCCCCAGCGGGCGGCCCTGTACAAGGCGACGGTCTTCCTGCTCCGCTCCTACTCCAACATCGCCGACGAGTCGTCGGGCGCCGGCTACACGGACGCGGAGATCGCCCGCATCCGGGGACGACTCGACCATTACCTGAAGGTGCGCGAGGTGGTCCGCCAGGCGAGCGGCGAGGTCCTCGACTTCAAGCCCTTCGACGCCGACATCGAGGCGTCCGAGCCGCGGAAGATCTCCCCCTTCGACGGCATCGGGCTTTTGGACCTCATCGTGAAGACCGGGATCGCCGACGCGATCGCCCAGCAGTTGTCGGGGCTCAAGGGGAACTCGACCGCGATCGCCGAGACGATCGAGAACGACGTCCGGAGCACGATCGTCAAGAAGCAGCTCACCGACCCGGCGTCCTACGCGCGGATGTCGAAGCTGCTCGACGAGATCATCTCCGCCCGCAGGGCGAGGGCCGTCGAGTACGAGGAGTACCTGAGGCGGATCGCGGAGCTTGTGAAGAAGGTGGACGCCGGGCGGTCCGAGCGATCCTCACGCAGTCGAGACGACGATCCGTTCGAGTCCGAGCCAAGCTGCAATCGCCTGCAGCTCCTGGGCGAGTTCGTCCCGAGTCTCGGGCGGCGCGTCCGGCTCGAGGTGCACGGCGTGGACGAGCAGGCTCGACGTCGCCCGATCGCCTTTCAGGTCGACGCGTCCGACGAGCCGCTCTCCCAAAAGGAACGGCAGCACGTAGTAGCCGTACCGCCGCTTCTCCGCCGGCGTGTAGATCTCGATGCGGTATCGGAAGCCGAACAACCGCTCCGTGCGCGCCCGCTCCCAGACGAGCGGGTCGAAGGGGGCCAGGAGCGCCCGGGCCTCGATCCTTCGCGGGCGTCGGGCGTCCTTGTGGAGGAAGGCGGCCGTCCAGCCCGGGATCCTGACCGGCCGAAGCGTCCCCTGCTCCACGAGCGCGGCGATCGCGCGAGCCGCGTCGGCGGGGCGGAGCCGGAAGTAGTCGCGGAGCTCGATGGACGTCGCCACTCCCAGGGCCCGGGCGGAGAGCTCGACGAGACGGCGTTGCGCCTCCGCCTCGTCCGGCGTCGGCAGCGTCGAGATCTCGGCGGGGATGACGCGCTCGGCGAGGTCGTACACCCGCTCGAAGCTGGGGCGGCGCGTGGCGGTGGTGATGCGGCCCGCCCAGAACAGCCACTCGAGCATCCGCTTGGACTCGCTCCACTCCCACCAGCCGGTGCGGCTCCGCTCGAAGTCGGACGCCGAGAGCGGCCCTTCCTCCCTGATGCGGTCGAGCACCCGCATGGCCTCGGGCCGCCTCTCGCCGGCGAACACCCGAATGCCCTGATATCCGGCCTCGCCCCGATCCGCGCGCGCCATCCGCCACCGGAGCAGGGGATGGAGCGAGAGCGGCAGGAGCGAGGCCTCGTGGGCCCAGTACTCGAACAGCCGCCGTTCTCGCGGGCGGCCCCACGCCGCGCGGTCCAGGAGCGATCGATCGTAGCCGCCCAGCCGCGAGAAGGCGGGCAGATAGTGGGCGCGGGCGAGCACGTTGACGCTGTCGATCTGGTGAAGGCCCAGCCGTCCTATGGTGCGTTGGAGGTGGCGGCCGTCGGCCCGCTCCGGCCTCGGCGCGCCGAAGCCCTGGGCCGCGAGGGCGATGCGCCTGGCTTCGGCGAGGCTCAGGTGATCATTCATCGGTCGAGATGCGCCTCGCGGTCGGGTGGGACTCGTGCACGTGAACGGGGCCGTCGTGATTTTTCGTACACGGGTGGACATCCATGTGGTAGATTCCTAAAAAGTCTAACTCATGGTCGCGACGATTCGACACCGCCGGCGCCGTTTCTCCGGCGGGCCGACCGATCCTGGTCGTCGAGTTCGAGGGGCGTGAACGTGGTCAGGGCTGAACGGCGGCGGAAGATCATCCACATCGACATGGACGCCTTCTACGCGTCCGTCGAGCAGCGCGACGATCCGGGGCTCCGCGGCAGGCCCGTCGCGGTCGGCGGCTCGCGCGAGCGCGGCGTCGTGGCGGCGGCGAGCTACGAGGCGCGCAAGTTCGGCGTCCGGTCCGCCATGCCCTCGGTCACGGCGAAACGGAAGTGCCCGGGGCTCATCTTCGTGAAGCCGCGGTTCGACGTCTATCGGGCGGTGTCGCAGCAGATCCGCGCGATCTTCGCCGAGTACACGCCCCTCGTCGAGCCCCTCTCGCTCGACGAGGCCTATCTCGACGTCACCGAGAACCTGAAAGCGATCGCTTCGGCGACCGCGATCGCCGAGGAGATCCGCGCGAGGATCCGCGCCGAGACCGGCCTGACCGCGTCGGCCGGCGTCTCGTACAACAAGTTCCTCGCGAAGATCGCGTCGGACGAACGCAAGCCCGACGGCCTGTTCGTCATCACGCCGAGGCGAGGGCCGGCGTTCGTCGAGGGCTTGCCCGTGGGGAAGTTCCACGGCATCGGCCCCGTGACGAGGGCGAAGATGGAGGCGCTCGGGATCCGGAACGGCGGCGACCTGAAGGCCCGGACCTCGTCGTTCTTGCAGGAACACTTCGGCAAGGCGGGGCCGTATTACTTCCGGCTCGCCCGGGGCGTCGACGACCGCCCCGTCTCCGCCGACCGCGTCCGCAAGTCGATCGGCGCGGAGACGACGTTCGGCGCCGACCTCTTCACGGCCGAGGAGGCGCGCGCCGCGATCGAGCCGCTCGTCGGCAAGGTCTGGTCCTACTGCGAGGCCTCGACGCTCCGGGGGCGGACGGCGACGCTCAAGGCCAAGTACGCCGACTTCCGACAGGTCACCCGCAGCCGCACGGTCGACGCCCCGGTCGCGTCGCGGGCCGTGCTCGAGGAGATCATATCCGCCCTCCTCGAGCCCCTCTTCCCCGCCGGCAAGGGGATCCGCCTGCTCGGCGTGACGTTGTCGTCACTTGAAGTCGACTCGGAGCCCCGCGACGGTCGGCAGCTCCGACTGCCGCTCTGAGCCCGGCCGGTCGGTCCGACCCCGCCGTCTCAATCGCCTCGTACGCCGCAATGCAGCAGGCGAGCGACGACCGCAGGCTCTCCGAGAGGAGGACGAAGCCCACGTCGCGACATCGGACGTCGGCTTCGACAGTCCCGTTTCCGGGGGTTA
The DNA window shown above is from Paludisphaera mucosa and carries:
- a CDS encoding CRISPR-associated helicase/endonuclease Cas3, which gives rise to MLVAGHHSGLPPKLNFEPERLTRAEKKTRLDEACRGGGAEIAALLGHALPGAPATLRPEALAAWTGRERLQESLLRHEFWTRMLFSALIDADRLDTERFKDRERAEARQASKAGADILKELREKLGRRLEAVSRAAHVRTAALPDAARARAEAVLKLRADVLAACRRAAERIPGRHSLTVPTGGGKTLSALAFALDHAIRHDLRRVIVVIPFTSIIDQTAAVYREAFGDAGEGIALVEHHSNLEPSRDTYENRLASENWDAPVIVTTSVQFFESLFSARGTAARKLHNIARSVVVFDEVQALPHHLRTPIFDVLNRLVDHYGVSALFCTATQPALELARSNRRAFPNLPGVVEVVDDVQAAFDAVKERVEVDCSRALDPTTWEDLAAELREPGRGRVLVIVQRRDDARALCELLGPGAFHLSALMCAAHRREVLARIAGALRGGGACRVVSTTLVEAGVDLDFPVVYRDLGGVDALAQAAGRCNREGRLADEHGRPIPGRLIVFRSPSEPPPGLRPGDDTTASLLREQEGRLDLFDPSTYRTYFSRYFADVTPDALKVMEARLARDFPETEIRFRMIDDQGRASIVVPYGDAAERVEAYRCAPCRSTLRDLQPYIVDVPQSQFTTLVRGGVIEAIHDQVNWLVAIGPQYHPTFGLEVERIIPADPASLITSQD
- the cas4 gene encoding CRISPR-associated protein Cas4 translates to MKSWLDLDASWEPGWARRSMRDLFECEEFRREFPVEYKRGRPKSRGADEVQLCAQAMCLEEMLGLDVPRGSLFYGETRRRKPVEFTPTLRSRVEEAARRCRELFDSRTTPRVARHKGCDRCSLLESCLPEVTGRPTASQPGATAQTHYVELPEDAP
- a CDS encoding winged helix-turn-helix domain-containing protein; the protein is MNDHLSLAEARRIALAAQGFGAPRPERADGRHLQRTIGRLGLHQIDSVNVLARAHYLPAFSRLGGYDRSLLDRAAWGRPRERRLFEYWAHEASLLPLSLHPLLRWRMARADRGEAGYQGIRVFAGERRPEAMRVLDRIREEGPLSASDFERSRTGWWEWSESKRMLEWLFWAGRITTATRRPSFERVYDLAERVIPAEISTLPTPDEAEAQRRLVELSARALGVATSIELRDYFRLRPADAARAIAALVEQGTLRPVRIPGWTAAFLHKDARRPRRIEARALLAPFDPLVWERARTERLFGFRYRIEIYTPAEKRRYGYYVLPFLLGERLVGRVDLKGDRATSSLLVHAVHLEPDAPPETRDELAQELQAIAAWLGLERIVVSTA
- the dinB gene encoding DNA polymerase IV codes for the protein MNVVRAERRRKIIHIDMDAFYASVEQRDDPGLRGRPVAVGGSRERGVVAAASYEARKFGVRSAMPSVTAKRKCPGLIFVKPRFDVYRAVSQQIRAIFAEYTPLVEPLSLDEAYLDVTENLKAIASATAIAEEIRARIRAETGLTASAGVSYNKFLAKIASDERKPDGLFVITPRRGPAFVEGLPVGKFHGIGPVTRAKMEALGIRNGGDLKARTSSFLQEHFGKAGPYYFRLARGVDDRPVSADRVRKSIGAETTFGADLFTAEEARAAIEPLVGKVWSYCEASTLRGRTATLKAKYADFRQVTRSRTVDAPVASRAVLEEIISALLEPLFPAGKGIRLLGVTLSSLEVDSEPRDGRQLRLPL